In Methanosphaera sp. ISO3-F5, a genomic segment contains:
- a CDS encoding uL15 family ribosomal protein, which translates to MIRKTKKIRKLRGSRSVGGGCTKKRRGAGHRGGRGNAGLNKHHKTWMVINDPKHFGKYGFTRPTKTIQQFKPINLLDIDNNLEKYLADKIAVEEDGQIVLDVTELGYNKVLAKGSLSTSLTIKSPKFSKGAIEKIEEVGGIAEII; encoded by the coding sequence ATGATAAGAAAAACTAAAAAAATCAGAAAACTACGAGGTTCAAGATCTGTTGGTGGAGGATGTACTAAAAAACGTCGAGGTGCAGGACACCGTGGAGGTCGTGGAAACGCAGGTTTAAACAAACACCACAAAACTTGGATGGTTATTAACGATCCTAAACACTTCGGTAAATATGGTTTCACACGTCCTACAAAAACTATTCAACAATTTAAACCTATCAATCTTCTAGATATTGATAACAATCTTGAAAAATATCTAGCAGATAAAATTGCAGTAGAAGAAGATGGACAAATTGTGTTAGATGTAACTGAACTAGGTTACAACAAAGTTTTAGCAAAAGGTTCATTATCCACTTCATTGACAATCAAATCACCTAAATTCTCTAAAGGTGCTATTGAAAAAATCGAAGAAGTAGGCGGAATAGCTGAAATTATATAA
- a CDS encoding 50S ribosomal protein L18: protein MARGATYKVQFKRRREGKTNYNKRYKLVDLDKTRMVVRITSNHTITQLVKIGENGDETLVSATSKQLKDYGWLGNGKNTSAAYLTGYLFGKRALNEDYDETILDIGLQPAIKGTKIYAVLKGALDAGLYIPHNESILPDDSRIRGEHIAQYAENMDEDEKNAKFANYIRCGLSPEEIPDHFESVKNKIDEATQ from the coding sequence ATGGCACGTGGAGCAACATATAAAGTACAATTCAAAAGAAGAAGAGAAGGAAAAACTAATTATAACAAAAGATATAAATTAGTTGACCTCGACAAAACCAGAATGGTTGTAAGAATCACATCAAACCACACCATAACACAACTAGTTAAAATTGGAGAAAACGGGGATGAAACATTAGTTTCAGCAACATCCAAACAACTAAAAGATTATGGATGGTTAGGAAATGGTAAAAATACATCTGCAGCATACCTAACCGGATACTTATTCGGTAAAAGAGCACTTAATGAAGACTATGATGAAACAATTTTAGACATAGGATTACAACCAGCAATAAAAGGTACAAAAATTTATGCAGTGCTAAAAGGAGCTTTAGATGCAGGATTATACATACCTCACAATGAATCCATCTTACCTGATGACTCAAGAATCAGAGGAGAACATATTGCACAATATGCAGAAAACATGGATGAAGATGAGAAAAACGCAAAATTCGCAAATTACATAAGATGTGGATTATCTCCAGAAGAAATACCAGATCATTTTGAAAGCGTTAAAAATAAAATAGATGAGGCAACACAATGA
- a CDS encoding 30S ribosomal protein S5: MSKRSNRSNNKNSTNKFNVEAWEPKTELGRKVKEGEITDIDEILDKGLPIMELEIVDALLPDLEEEVMDVNLVQRMHKSGRKVNFRVIVAVGNKDGYVGLGQGKSQEVGPAIRKAVDDAKYNLIKVRRGCGDWGCGCGRRHTVPYKVEGKRSSVKVTLIPAPAGVNLAIGNVGKTILSLAGIADVWSMTSGQTQTTINFAGAVFDALKALSSVKSSEQELKALGVID; encoded by the coding sequence ATGAGCAAAAGATCAAATAGATCAAACAACAAGAATTCTACTAACAAGTTCAATGTTGAAGCATGGGAACCAAAAACAGAACTTGGTAGAAAAGTTAAAGAAGGCGAAATAACTGATATTGATGAAATATTAGACAAAGGTCTTCCTATAATGGAATTAGAAATTGTTGACGCACTATTACCAGATCTTGAAGAAGAAGTTATGGATGTTAACCTTGTTCAAAGAATGCACAAATCTGGTAGAAAAGTTAACTTTAGAGTAATCGTAGCAGTTGGAAACAAAGATGGATACGTAGGATTAGGTCAAGGTAAATCCCAAGAAGTAGGTCCTGCTATCAGAAAAGCTGTTGATGATGCAAAATACAACCTAATTAAAGTACGAAGAGGATGCGGTGACTGGGGTTGCGGTTGCGGTAGAAGACACACAGTACCTTACAAAGTTGAAGGTAAAAGAAGCAGTGTAAAAGTAACACTTATACCAGCACCAGCAGGAGTAAACCTTGCAATAGGAAATGTAGGTAAAACCATCCTTTCATTAGCAGGTATTGCTGATGTATGGAGTATGACCAGTGGTCAAACACAAACTACAATTAACTTTGCAGGAGCAGTATTTGATGCTCTTAAAGCATTATCTAGTGTAAAATCAAGTGAACAAGAACTTAAAGCTCTTGGAGTAATTGATTAA
- the rpmD gene encoding 50S ribosomal protein L30, producing MYAVIRIRGRTGIRKNIADTLDMLNLTRISHAVVIPETPSYKGMLQKAKDYITWGEVSEETFKTLVSERGRLSGNRRVTDEYVKENTEYDSVEALAVAIFNGETTLKENGLKPLFRLNPPRKGYEGTRQPFTEGGSLGYRSENINELLEKMI from the coding sequence ATGTATGCAGTTATAAGAATTCGTGGAAGAACTGGAATTAGAAAAAACATCGCAGATACACTTGATATGCTTAATCTTACAAGAATAAGTCATGCAGTTGTAATTCCAGAAACACCAAGTTACAAAGGAATGTTACAAAAAGCAAAAGATTACATTACCTGGGGAGAAGTATCTGAAGAAACATTTAAAACTTTAGTTTCTGAAAGAGGAAGACTTTCCGGTAACAGAAGAGTAACAGATGAATATGTTAAAGAAAACACTGAATATGATTCAGTAGAAGCTTTAGCTGTAGCAATATTCAATGGTGAAACCACCCTTAAAGAAAATGGATTAAAACCATTATTCCGTTTAAACCCTCCAAGAAAAGGTTACGAAGGAACAAGACAACCTTTCACAGAAGGAGGATCACTTGGTTACAGATCTGAGAATATTAATGAATTACTTGAAAAAATGATTTAA